From Etheostoma spectabile isolate EspeVRDwgs_2016 chromosome 8, UIUC_Espe_1.0, whole genome shotgun sequence, a single genomic window includes:
- the si:dkey-82f1.1 gene encoding DENN domain-containing protein 2A has protein sequence MPAASTMTGGRALLLCTNTDNCIYQSVNRLQCCGLKVGEASSSVAPQRQEVYVSPGDRDRRDTAVSIKCPLSPLPGLSDSPGPPDTMLAHSRATTTIDPRTPNMENGLCGKLNNNKSPAAVKTASIRDKISQWEGKKEPAPPTSTGTCPLSTTQKEVETVRKKEAKASEVQRTDSKRFVSWDRQDSGKENVGKLGDLRSKSPEGPTNKDREVILEKGFRISKPTEQPQDKKSVLTHVKKLEKATKEVPDRPSLAFPGNYFCPPSKEELEDTEKRANEPIFGTFDIVRPGRSRRRREGDPENVYSEPGAPSINPLPKPQRTFQHHTPPTTPASGPGSGKGRRNLPPLPSIPPPPLPTCPPPGVCRRPWADKPRDSSNRKSYEFEDLLQSSTESCRVDWYAQSRLGLTRTLSEENVYEDIIDPPSKENPYEDIELERSCLGSKCVSPASSSPVPDTPTKLSSKPGFFRQNSERRSFKLLELRKTSRDTGISSPSRISPPSTPSSPDDTPCLSGDPYNRRRRKIPKMVLKINGIFEARRGKKQMKRVSHSTESSSGRVTDENSESESDTEEKLKAHSQRLVSVQSMLRQTGRYRTMERDLMELQERKLFEYFIVVALHKTKAGVPYLPEVTQQFPLKLERSFKFMREAEDQLKVIPQFCFPDAKDWAPVDNFPSETFSFVLTGEDGSRRFGYCRRLLPSGKGRRLPEVYCIVSRLGCFDLFSKILDEVEKRRAISPALVQPFMRGIMEAPFPAPGRTITVKNFLPGSGTEVIELCRPSDSRLEHVDFECLFSSLSLRLLLRVFASLLLERRVIFTADKLSTLSQCCHAVVALLYPFTWQHTYIPVLPPSMLDIVCTPTPFIVGLLSSSLPRLKELPIEEVLVVDLGNSRFLRQLDDEDSILPHKLQAALEHVLDKRRELACEKGDLPNDSSSLSTVVSEAFVRFFVEMVGHFSFFIGGAEREDESVSSPTLPSPSSSPSSSFQREAFRKAVTSKSLRTFLEVFMETQMFTSFIQERELRRQGLRGLFEVRAQEYLDSLPGSEQRGVNKFLKGLGNKMKFLSKK, from the exons ATGCCAGCTGCTAGCACCATGACCGGTGGGAGGGCCCTGCTGCTCTGTACAAACACTGACAACTGTATCTACCAATCAGTCAACAG GCTCCAGTGCTGTGGCTTGAAGGTCGGGGAGGCTTCGTCGTCTGTGGCGCCCCAGCGCCAAGAGGTGTACGTGTCACCAGGGGACCGAGACAGGAGGGATACTGCTGTGTCCATCAAGTGTCCCCTCTCCCCTCTACCCGGCCTAAGCGACAGCCCGGGTCCTCCTGACACCATGCTGGCTCACAGTAGAGCCACCACCACCATCGACCCACGGACTCCCAACATGGAGAACGGGCTGTGTGGCAAGCTGAACAACAACAAGAGCCCAGCGGCAGTCAAGACGGCCAGCATACGTGATAAGATCTCACAATGGGAGGGCAAAAAGGAGCCTGCCCCACCAACTTCTACAGGGACATGTCCACTAAGCACAACACAGAAGGAAGTTGAGACGGTGCGGAAAAAGGAAGCCAAAGCTTCAGAGGTCCAAAGGACAGATAGCAAGAGGTTTGTCAGCTGGGACAGACAAGACTCAGGGAAGGAGAATGTTGGAAAGCTGGGGGATTTAAGGTCTAAATCTCCAGAGGGCCCAACAAACAAGGACAGAGAAGTGATCCTAGAGAAAGGATTTCGGATTTCCAAGCCGACAGAACAACCCCAAGACAAGAAAAGTGTTTTAACTCATGTTAAGAAACTGGAGAAGGCAACAAAGGAGGTTCCTGACAGACCTTCACTGGCGTTTCCAGGGAATTACTTCTGCCCTCCTTCaaaggaggagctggaggataCTGAAAAGAGAGCCAACGAGCCCATTTTTGGGACTTTTGACATTGTTCGACCTGGCAGGTCacggaggaggagggaaggggaTCCAGAAAATGTATACAGTGAGCCAGGTGCTCCGTCTATAAACCCTCTACCCAAACCTCAGAGAACCTTCCAGCATCACACACCCCCCACTACCCCAGCTTCAGGGCCTGGCTCAGGGAAGGGAAGGAGGAACTTGCCTCCTTTGCCCTCCATTCCTCCTCCACCTTTACCTACATGCCCACCACCTGGAGTTTGCAGGAGACCGTGGGCTGACAAACCCCGGGACAGTAGCAACAG GAAGTCCTATGAATTTGAGGATCTGCTGCAGTCATCTACAGAAAGCTGCAGGGTGGACTGGTACGCTCAGTCCAGACTGGGCCTTACACGCACTTTATCAGAAGAGAATGTCTACGAGGACATAATAG ATCCTCCATCCAAGGAAAATCCCTATGAAGATATAGAGCTGGAGAGAAGTTGTCTGGGAAGCAAATGTGTTTCACCTGCCTCCTCATCTCCTGTCCCTGACACACCAACTAAG CTTTCATCCAAGCCTGGCTTCTTCAGACAAAATTCAGAACGTCGAAGCTTCAAACTCCTGGAGCTGCGCAAGACCAGCCGGGACACTGGCATCTCCTCTCCCTCACGTAttagccccccctccacacccagCAGCCCCGACGACACCCCCTGCCTCTCTGGAGACCCGTACAATCGCAGACGGAGGAAAATTCCCAAG ATGGTGCTGAAAATCAATGGCATCTTTGAGGCGCGGAGAGGAAAGAAACAAATGAAGAGGGTGTCTCATTCTACAGAATCCAGCTCAGGGAGAG TAACAGATGAGAACAGTGAGTCCGAAAGTGACACAGAGGAGAAACTAAAAg CTCACAGCCAGCGGCTGGTGTCGGTCCAGTCCATGCTGAGGCAGACGGGGCGGTACCGGACCATGGAGCGGGATCTGATGGAGTTGCAGGAGAGGAAACTCTTTGAGTATTTCATAGTTGTTGCACTCCACAAGACCAAAGCTGGAGTCCCATACCTGCCAGAAGTCACACAGCAGTTCCCTCTCAAG ctTGAGAGGAGCTTTAAGTTCATGCGGGAGGCTGAGGACCAGCTGAAGGTCATCCCTCAGTTCTGTTTCCCTGACGCCAAAGACTGGGCACCTGTTGACAACTTCCCCAG TGAGACGTTCTCATTTGTCTTGACTGGTGAGGATGGAAGCAGGCGGTTTGGCTACTGTCGGCGATTACTG CCCAGTGGTAAAGGCCGAAGGCTCCCCGAGGTCTACTGCATCGTCAGCCGCCTGGGCTGCTTCGATCTCTTCTCCAAG ATCCTGGATGAAGTGGAAAAGAGGAGGGCTATCTCCCCTGCACTGGTGCAACCTTTTATGAGAGGCATAATGGAAGCTCCCTTCCCTGCTCCAGGAAGGACCATCACTGTCAAAAACTTCCTTCCTGGCTCTGGGACAGAG GTGATAGAGCTGTGTAGGCCATCAGATTCTCGTCTGGAACATGTGGACTTTGAATGTCTTTTTTCGTCCTTGAGTCTACGTCTCCTTCTCCGAGTGTTTGCCTCTCTTCTACTGGAGCGCAGGGTCATCTTCACTGCCGACAAACTCAG caCATTGTCTCAATGTTGTCATGCAGTAGTGGCTCTGCTCTACCCCTTCACCTGGCAGCATACGTACATCCCTGTGCTCCCACCCTCCATGTTGGATATTGTCTGCACCCCTACCCCCTTTATAGTGGGCCTACTCTCTAGCTCTCTGCCTCGACTCAAAGAGCTGCCCATAGAAGAG GTCCTGGTGGTCGACCTTGGCAACAGTCGCTTTCTACGACAG CTGGATGACGAGGACTCCATTCTTCCCCACAAGCTGCAGGCAGCTCTCGAGCATGTGCTGGACAAGAGGAGGGAGCTGGCCTGTGAGAAAGGAGATCTGCCCAATG ACTCCAGCTCCCTCAGCACAGTGGTGTCGGAGGCCTTTGTGCGTTTCTTCGTGGAGATGGTGGGTCACTtctccttcttcattggtgGAGCAGAGCGGGAGGATGAGTCTGTCTCCTCCCCAACCTTGCCCAGTCCCTCTTCTTCCCCCTCCTCGTCCTTTCAGCGTGAAGCCTTTCGCAAAGCGGTCACGTCCAAGAGCTTGAGAACATTCTTGGAGGTGTTCATGGAGACCCAGATGTTTACCAGTTTCATCCAGGAGAGGGAGCTGCGCAGACAGGGCCTCAGAG gtCTATTTGAGGTGAGAGCACAAGAGTATCTGGACTCGCTTCCTGGGAGCGAGCAGCGAGGAGTCAACAAGTTCCTCAAGGGTCTAG gAAACAAGATGAAGTTCCTTTCGAAAAAATGA